In the Nitrospirota bacterium genome, GCCGAGGGCTCATAAAGGGCAATGAAAACCCCACCCTCACCCTAACCCTCTCCCTGAGGGAGAGGGAGCTATGTTGATTCCCTCCCCTTCAAGGGGAGGGGTAGGGTGGGGATGGGGTTGATTTTCGGATGAACCGTCATGCCCCTCCGGGCACAAAGGGGAATGAAAATTAACCCCCTTAATCCCCCTTTAAATAAAGGGGGAGATATGACAACCAGAAATCCCCCCCTTGTAGTTAAAGGGGGGCGAGGGGGGTTATTTTCGGATGAACTCCCATGAACCGAGGGTTCACAAAGGGGCATGAAAATCAGCGGGACAAGAAAGTCCCGCCTATCCTCGTAGAAAGGGATAGGCGGGGTTTTCTTACCCCGCCGGAAGGGATTTTCGGATGAAGGGACTGATATAACTTCTGAATGAGGGTCCACTACTGAAAGTCGCTTTGCCATTACATCTTTTCGTGACCCCCGAAGGGAATCCGCCTGAGCCTTGCCGCGCCCTTCAGCCATGGACTCCGCAAGATTGGCAAACAAGACCGTTAACCAGAGACAAAGGGAAACAGCAAATACAAATGAAGGAGACTCTTTAGCCGGTACTAAAATGGAATAAACAAACAGAGTGGTAGTGAGTGCAGCACCTGCTTCAACAACAAACATAACTGGCTTTCGTATATGGTATAGCGGGCTGAGCCTGACCACGGAATCTGTCAATGCCCGCAGAACAATAGTCGGTTCAAAAAGGGGGCGTGTCTTCGTTTTTTTAGCCACGTGTCATCCTCCTGTTACTATATCATCTCAGCAAGACATGCTCTGCAACCGGCCCTAATGCAAGGGCAGGGAAAAAGGTGAGTGCGCCTACCATCAGGATTACTCCTGTCAGGAGCAGTATAAACAGAGGCGAATGTGTCGGCAGAGTTCCTGCACTGACCGGAACCTGTTTCTTTGCTGACAGGGAGCCTGCAATAGCGAGAACGGGAACCATAACCCAGAACCGCCCGAATAACATGGCAAGGCCAAGCAGGGTATTATAAAAAAGGGTATTTGCAGTGAGTCCGGCAAAGGCACTCCCGTTATTGTTGGCTGCTGAAGAGAAGGCATATAGTATCTCGGAAAATCCGTGGGGACCGGGATTTGAGACACCTGAGACTCCGGCCTTAGTTACTGCCCCTGCTGCCGTCCCTAGAAGAACAGTTGCCGCAGGTATAAGGATCACCAGAAAGGCCATCTTCATCTCAAAAGCTTCAATCTTCTTCCCGATGTATTCCGGGGTACGCCCAACCATAAGTCCTGCAATGAATACCGCTACGATTGCAAAAACAAGCATTCCATAAAGGCCGGAGCCCACACCCCCGAAAACGATTTCTCCCAACTGCATCAACAACAAGGGTATCAAGCCGCCGATGGGAGAAAAAGAATCGTGCATGGCATTGACTGATCCATTGGACGTTGCAGTAGTTGCTGTGGCCCACAGGGCGGAGTTGGCAATACCAAGGCGGACCTCTTTACCTTCCATGTTACCGCCTGATTGAGATGCACTGACTGACTGATCAATCCCCATAGCAGAAAGATGAGGGTTGCCCTGTTGCTCCGATAAATAGCAGGAGATAAGCATGGGAATGAATATTATCATCATAGCAGCCAGGAGCGCCCGCCCCTGCCTTACATCTCCGGCCATCCGGCCAAAGGTGTAGCAGAGCGAAGCAGGTATGAGCAGAATCGCCAGCAGTTCAAGGAAGTTGGCAAAAGGTGTAGG is a window encoding:
- the kdpA gene encoding potassium-transporting ATPase subunit KdpA, encoding MTGYGIIQIVLYLIVLFALVKPLGIYMAKVYKGESCWMDRIVVPVEMGIYRICGIKKYEGMTWKEYAVAVLCFSILSIGSLYLLQRLQGILPFNPQQFPSVSPDLSFNTAVSFVTNTNWQGYSGETTMSYLTQMAGLGVQNFLSAATGMAVLIALIRGFVQRTEKSIGNFWVDLTRTVLYILLPLSLVLAILLVSQGVVQNFSPYKNVQMLETVTAKVQTLPMGPAASQIAIKQLGTNGGGFFNVNSAHPFENPTPFANFLELLAILLIPASLCYTFGRMAGDVRQGRALLAAMMIIFIPMLISCYLSEQQGNPHLSAMGIDQSVSASQSGGNMEGKEVRLGIANSALWATATTATSNGSVNAMHDSFSPIGGLIPLLLMQLGEIVFGGVGSGLYGMLVFAIVAVFIAGLMVGRTPEYIGKKIEAFEMKMAFLVILIPAATVLLGTAAGAVTKAGVSGVSNPGPHGFSEILYAFSSAANNNGSAFAGLTANTLFYNTLLGLAMLFGRFWVMVPVLAIAGSLSAKKQVPVSAGTLPTHSPLFILLLTGVILMVGALTFFPALALGPVAEHVLLR